A window of the Trichoderma asperellum chromosome 6, complete sequence genome harbors these coding sequences:
- a CDS encoding uncharacterized protein (BUSCO:EOG092D00HH), whose product MLEGLVAGLLNRFLGMYVKNFDPTQLKVGIWSGDVKLRNLELRREALDQLKLPINVIEGHLGELTLYIPWSNIRGAPVKVFIEDVYLLASPKEEAEYDEDEEQRRKQRLKMEKLENAELLKERSKAGMSQEEQKKNQSFAQSLATKITDNLQITVKNIHIRYEDSISAPGHPFALGVTLEQFSAVSADGHWTPSFIQDSATTTHKLATLDSLAVYWNTDSELFSNGREPISHEDMVGKFKSMLAKIHVLDSSNQFILKPVSGQAKIELDKSGAIEAPKFKATLLFDEIGVVLDDDQYRDSLMMVDLFHYFIRHQEYKALKPKGVTPKEDPRAWLLFAGNAILGKIHERNRKWSWDYFRERRDDRRRYIELFKKKKQGLPLEAEETESLDKLEMKLSYEDLRFWRSLARNQLKKENAAALSKQPQQPQQQGWVAWMWGSKPTGTIQQNEENTQMTEEQRKELYDMIDWDEKTALAEEVDVPREAVNMCIEASLRTGSFTLKKSPHHNTMDLLSLHFDVFKAKALQRKDSVLASISLGGLRVNDGTTPDSLYPEIVRVKDAQERKPISLEELETTDEEPFFEFEIEQNPLEREGDIAIVGKLKPLEVVWNPNFVVGIVDFFRPPERHMESIAALMETAGATVEGLREQTRVGLEFALEEHKTINAQLDLQAPLIIIPVSITTERSTCLVVDAGHMHVNSQLVDEETLKEIQAKQRQSYNEEDFKRLESAMYDRFIVKFTSTQVLIGPSIEEAKSHLTSKSGGSPLHVVEEINVDFVVAMSILPKAPNLTKLKVSGHLPMLHATVSDTKYKNLMQIIDVAIPRFSKEIEQSVAPTTGRPPSSRSRSRPRLASNASSRSGLKSMRNRRQSAFPFLQSSTAVILEDIDDDDDDDFEDAEDGTHNEQFRMQQRSFEFNFKVDTLKGSLYRSDPNKAKPDALLVELVAERFDLSFYTRPYDMAAEVSLGSVTMDDFVDNPPAEFKSIVSSGDREDLQAGRSLVHVKFVRVNRQSPEFMPVYEGVETNITTTISTINLVVTRKTLLTLLDFILITFTSNAGDGQASQATPAQIGDTEDDLAVAPVIIEEPQQNTNATSSIRVKVELKSIRLILNNDGIKLATLSFNHADAGIFLRGQTMRISAKLGDLSLIDDVNLGVSEDSHLRKLVTIQGDDLADFRYETFDPQNPQAYPGYDSSIFLRAGSVKVNFVEEPFRKIIDFLVKFGKMQALYNAARQVALNRASQIQQSPSRIKFDVVVNTPIVVFPRAVIPGRPQRDLVTAYLGEIYAQNKFVPLDDSSNANVAMKISTGIRNIRLTSVFHYADDKSEELEMIDHVDLGFNITHAEHTSGVKRPDTEIEGTMSDIKLQLTQHQLKFLMEISRSVPAAFAGDGDANAEAERLVDNQTLERAKATPAADDQSINEQPLINLSPELGSASSVWTKLDFVFSANTVGLEIIMAPDEGPVKDVAACSLSRFSLDETRVKTRMMSDGSIEAELLVRSFTIYDSRPRDTNKFRRIMTSSNKEAQQLMASVTMSGGQERNVIAMATIDSPRVIFALDYLFALQKYATEGLTTVEEPSPVDTESILSSPEESDTESMQVTFSQRPSISSPRPSMSPGEAEVESQQNTQTSMNIAFRVNLVDAQVILIANPLSSNSEAIVLGIRQVLLSRQHALTFQISEIGMFLCRMDRFETSRLRIIDDFSIQMGMDTPDPNSTDIHIEIEPLILRLSLRDILLALQIIGRAGELSGNDSKEPKESTADQKAKQLRSKAKYKRGDASTAKSNTVRTVSTAATSRAVSSAQKPYSPPKNENMSATIDGIRIVLIGDLHELPILDIGIQKFTSVAENWSSNLKAEAAIDMYSNVYNFAKSSWEPLLEPWQVGLGVARDSVTGLLSVDVVSKKTFDITITTATIALASKSFDFLTGSENVLDKPRGVEAPYKIRNYTGFNAVIHSKSPTSSEPITLHLEDGQEAPWSFENWEKMRENILAESHQNDVGIHLEASGFDLIKNVCLNREGEFLYSLRPKTNNVLHKLCVEVNLGADNVKYVTLRSPLVVENATQIPVELGIYDAQEGHLLKIEKIAPGDSRPAPVGAVYEKRALVRPDSGFGYQWSAEQLWWQDLLKRPTRQLVCNGESGDPFYFQAHASFDRSNPNTGSYPYMKIKLSAPVTLENLLPYDFKYRIYDKNTKKDWSNFLRKGGVSPVHVVELSHLLLLNIDMQDTVFKPSDFAIINSGTNEDFRKESRIVVKDDQGLSLNLNLHYHKIPHSGGAFKVTVYSPYVILNKTGLDLTIRAKSFLQQAKSAAGQYPLIDTSENGRPKALPFMFSFGSDDTRNRAVLKVADSEWSKPQSFDAIGSTSEVILSHSSNRSREIHLGITIQSGDGKYKMTKVVTLAPRFVLKNKLDEEILIRESSSSGYMTLAPGALQPLHFMQNSTVKQLCLCFPGVNNQWTSPFNIADIGTTHVKIAKAGQRQRLIRTEILVEDSTIFLHFSAETKNWPFSMRNESDTEFTFYQANPNVEEDDVEDRSGWKPIRYRLPPRSIMPYAWDFPAAKFREVVIATAGKERHVKLAEIGNQFPMKFTYPNGTQKIIDINVAADGPTQTLILSNFRPSQSLYRQKTLSRTNTGPEAFEVKDQNTDATFMAQLKLSGVGISFINSQLKELAYITFRDVQFRFSDSPVVQTVSLAIKWIQIDNQLYGGLFPMVLYPSVVPQKAQEIEAHPSLHAMVSRVKDDSYGVLYIKYASILLQQMTIDLDEDFVFALLDFSNIPGASWSSVEEEGKLCDEDLDIPEPSERESGQDIYFEVLNIQPMQVDLSFMRTERINVEDKTSTHNPLMFFLNVMTMAIGNVNDAPVRFNALILENVRVSTQVLIQNISNHYSQEVMYQVHKILGSADFLGNPVGLFNNISSGVNDIFYEPYQGLILSDRPEEFGMGIAKGAASFAKKTVFGFSDSFSKFTGSLSKGLAAASMDKQFQDRRRITRARNRPKHALYGVAAGANSLFTSVASGVGGLALKPLEGAEQGGALGFFKGVGKGVLGLATKPAVGILDMASNVSEGIRNTTTVFDGNELERTRHPRFVPNDGVVRPYSSREALGQYWLKQVDNGRYFDEQYIGHLELPKEDMVVMVTFARILLIRSRRLTSEWDVPLKDIQTIAKERTGISLSLRDGANGPFIPVGGGSERGFLYKMLGVAVEEFNRRFRGTER is encoded by the exons ATGTTGGAAGGACTCGTCGCCGGCTTGCTCAACCGCTTCCTGGGCATGTATGTCAAGAACTTCGATCCCACACAGCTCAAGGTTGGCATCTGGTCCGGCGACGTCAAGCTGCGGAACCTCGAGCTCCGCCGAGAAGCTCTCGACCAGCTCAAACTGCCCATCAACGTCATCGAGGGACACCTGGGCGAGCTGACGCTCTATATCCCCTGGTCCAACATTCGGGGCGCCCCCGTCAAAGTCTTTATCGAAGACGTATACCTGCTTGCGAGTCCCAAAGAGGAGGCCGAatacgacgaggatgaggagcagCGCCGGAAACAGAGGctcaagatggagaagctggagaacgCCGAGCTGCTGAAAGAGCGCAGCAAGGCTGGTATGagccaagaagagcagaagaagaaccagaGCTTCGCCCAGAGCTTGGCCACCAAGATCACCGACAATTTGCAGATTACCGTCAAGAACATTCACATTCGATACGAGGACTCCATCTCTGCGCCTGGCCACCCGTTCGCCCTCGGCGTTACGCTTGAACAGTTTAGTGCTGTCAGCGCCGATGGCCACTGGACGCCATCCTTTATCCAAGACTCGGCTACAACTACCCACAAGCTCGCGACGCTGGATTCTTTGGCCGTATACTGGAATACCGACTCGGAGCTTTTCAGCAATGGGCGCGAACCAATATCTCATGAGGACATGGTTGGCAAGTTTAAGAGTATGCTTGCCAAGATTCACGTACTCGACTCGAGCAACCAGTTCATCTTGAAGCCCGTCAGCGGACAAGCAAAGATTGAACTGGATAAATCCGGAGCTATCGAGGCGCCCAAGTTTAAAGCCACCCTCTTGTTTGACGAGATTGGTGTCGTGTTAGATGACGACCAGTATCGCGATTCCCTGATGATGGTAGACCTATTCCACTACTTCATTCGCCACCAGGAATACAAAGCACTGAAACCCAAGGGCGTCACTCCAAAGGAAGACCCTCGAGCTTGGCTGCTATTTGCAGGGAATGCCATTTTGGGTAAGATCCATGAAAGGAACCGCAAGTGGTCCTGGGATTACTTCAGAGAGCGCCGCGATGATCGTAGACGGTATATTGAGCtctttaagaagaagaagcaagggcTTCCTcttgaagcagaagagactgAGAGCCTTGATAAGCTGGAAATGAAGCTTAGCTATGAGGATCTTAGGTTCTGGCGGTCATTGGCTCGAAACCAgctgaagaaagagaatgcAGCCGCCCTGAGCAAGCAGCCTCAGCAAccacagcagcaaggctgggTTGCCTGGATGTGGGGCTCCAAGCCAACAGGAACCATTCAACAAAACGAGGAGAACACGCAGATGACAGAAGAGCAGCGAAAGGAGCTCTACGACATGATTGACTGGGATGAGAAGACTGCCCTCGCCGAAGAAGTCGATGTCCCGCGTGAAGCCGTCAACATGTGTATCGAGGCGTCACTTAGAACCGGCAGCTTTACGCTGAAAAAGAGCCCCCACCACAATACCATGGATCTTCTTAGTTTACACTTTGACGTATTCAAAGCCAAGGCTCTGCAAAGAAAAGACTCGGTTCTAGCTAGTATCAGCCTTGGCGGTCTACGAGTCAATGATGGTACAACTCCCGACAGTCTCTATCCGGAGATTGTTCGAGTAAAAGACGCCCAGGAGCGAAAGCCAATATCACTTGAAGAGCTAGAGACTACTGACGAGGAACCCTTTTTCGAGTTTGAGATTGAACAGAACCCTCTTGAGCGGGAAGGTGACATCGCGATCGTGGGCAAGCTGAAGCCTCTCGAAGTTGTCTGGAATCCCAATTTCGTCGTGGGAATTGTTGACTTTTTCCGCCCTCCGGAAAGGCATATGGAGTCTATCGCTGCTTTGATGGAGACTGCTGGTGCTACGGTTGAAGGCCTCCGTGAACAGACTCGAGTAGGCTTGGAGTTTGCATTGGAAGAGCACAAAACAATCAACGCCCAGCTGGATCTACAGGCACCGCTCATCATCATTCCGGTTAGCATCACCACTGAGCGCTCGACATGTCTTGTTGTAGACGCAGGTCACATGCACGTGAACAGCCAGCTAGTCGACGAGGAGACATTAAAGGAGATTCAAGCCAAACAACGCCAATCGTACAACGAGGAGGACTTTAAGCGCCTCGAGTCGGCCATGTATGACAGATTCATCGTCAAATTTACTTCAACTCAAGTCCTCATCGGGCCATCCATCGAAGAAGCCAAGTCTCATCTGACCAGTAAATCTGGTGGATCACCGTTACATGTAGTAGAAGAGATCAATGTTGATTTTGTGGTGGCGATGTCGATTCTGCCCAAGGCGCCCAACCTCACCAAGCTGAAAGTCTCTGGCCATCTGCCCATGTTGCATGCGACGGTCTCTGATACCAAGTACAAGAACCTGATGCAGATTATCGACGTTGCGATACCGAGATTCAGCAAGGAGATAGAACAAAGCGTGGCACCCACTACTGGAAGACCGCCGTCTTCACGTTCACGTTCACGACCACGGCTGGCCAGCAATGCCTCTAGTCGATCGGGCCTCAAATCGATGCGTAACCGTCGGCAATCCGCGTTCCCCTTCCTTCAGTCGTCTACGGCAGTCATCTTGGAGgatattgatgatgatgatgacgacgactttgaagatgctgaagaCGGAACTCATAACGAGCAGTTTAGAATGCAGCAGCGGAGCTTCGAGTTCAACTTCAAAGTAGACACTCTGAAGGGCTCGCTTTATCGAAGCGATCCAAACAAAGCAAAACCTGATGCTCTACTTGTAGAATTAGTTGCGGAACGCTTTGATCTATCTTTTTACACTCGACCCTATGATATGGCAGCGGAAGTGTCTCTCGGATCGGTAACTATGGACGACTTTGTGGATAACCCGCCGGCCGAGTTTAAATCTATTGTGTCTTCTGGCGACCGAGAGGATCTCCAAGCTGGACGAAGCCTTGTTCATGTAAAATTTGTCAGAGTCAACCGTCAGTCACCAGAATTCATGCCTGTATATGAGGGTGTCGAAACAAACATAACCACCACCATATCTACCATCAACCTGGTAGTCACTCGGAAGACTCTCCTCACCTTACTGGACTTCATTCTCATCACATTTACAAGCAATGCTGGAGATGGACAGGCGAGTCAGGCTACTCCTGCTCAAATTGGCGATACCGAAGACGACCTGGCTGTAGCACCTGTCATTATTGAAGAACCGCAACAGAATACGAACGCTACCAGCTCAATTCGTGTCAAGGTGGAGCTGAAGAGTATAAGGCTCATCTTGAATAACGATGGTATTAAACTGGCAACCCTTTCTTTCAATCACGCTGATGCCGGTATCTTCCTTCGGGGGCAGACAATGCGAATCTCGGCTAAGCTGGGCGACCTCTCCCTCATCGACGACGTCAATCTGGGGGTTTCAGAGGATTCTCATCTCCGAAAACTCGTTACTATTCAGGGAGATGACCTTGCTGATTTCCGATACGAGACTTTTGATCCTCAAAATCCCCAAGCGTACCCTGGGTATGACAGCTCAATCTTCCTTCGTGCGGGATCTGTCAAGGTCAACTTTGTGGAGGAGCCATTCCGCAAGATTATCGACTTCTTGGTCAAGTTTGGGAAGATGCAGGCATTGTACAACGCTGCACGCCAAGTTGCCTTGAATAGAGCAAGCCAGATACAGCAAAGCCCAAGCAGAATTAAGTTTGATGTTGTGGTCAACACGCCGATCGTCGTCTTCCCCCGCGCTGTCATTCCTGGTCGCCCCCAGCGCGATCTCGTCACGGCTTACCTGGGAGAAATTTATGCACAAAATAAGTTTGTCCCTCTTGACGACAGCAGCAACGCCAATGTCGCTATGAAGATCTCTACAGGAATCAGGAATATACGCCTTACTTCAGTCTTCCATTATGCTGATGACAAATctgaggagctggagatgatCGATCATGTCGACCTTGGATTCAACATCACTCACGCTGAACACACCAGTGGCGTGAAACGACCAGATACTGAAATCGAAGGAACAATGTCTGATATCAAGCTCCAATTAACCCAGCACCAACTCAAATTCTTGATGGAGATTTCAAGATCCGTTCCCGCTGCTTTTGCTGGGGATGGTGATGCTAATGCGGAGGCTGAACGACTTGTTGACAACCAGACCTTGGAGCGCGCTAAAGCCACGCCTGCTGCCGACGATCAGTCTATTAATGAGCAACCGTTAATTAACCTTAGTCCTGAGCTGGGTTCAGCTTCTAGCGTGTGGACCAAGCTGGATTTCGTATTTAGTGCGAACACTGTAGGCCTTGAAATCATCATGGCTCCGGACGAAGGGCCAGTTAAAGATGTAGCCGCCTGCAGCCTTTCACGCTTCTCTCTCGACGAAACTCGAGTGAAGACAAGGATGATGTCTGATGGCTCGATAGAAGCTGAGCTCCTCGTCCGCTCTTTCACAATCTATGATAGCCGCCCTAGGGATACGAACAAGTTCCGCCGAATCATGACATCTTCCAATAAAGAGGCACAGCAGTTGATGGCCAGCGTGACAATGTCTGGTGGGCAAGAGCGCAACGTCATTGCGATGGCCACAATTGATAGCCCTCGCGTCATTTTTGCCCTTGATTATCTTTTTGCACTTCAAAAATATGCTACTGAAGGGTTGACGACGGTAGAGGAACCAAGTCCGGTGGATACTGAAAGTATTTTGAGCTCTCCGGAAGAGTCTGATACGGAGTCGATGCAGGTCACATTTTCGCAGCGACCGTCGATTAGTTCTCCACGACCTAGCATGTCTCCAGGAGAGGCTGAGGTAGAAAGCCAGCAGAATACTCAAACCTCTATGAATATCGCTTTCCGGGTAAACCTTGTGGATGCTCAGGTTATCTTAATCGCCAACCCCTTGAGCTCTAATTCGGAAGCGATTGTTCTTGGAATCCGCCAAGTTCTTCTCTCAAGACAGCATGCCCTCACCTTCCAGATTTCCGAAATTGGCATGTTTTTGTGCCGAATGGATAGGTTTGAGACTTCTCGCTTGAGGATTATTGATGATTTCTCAATACAAATGGGCATGGATACTCCGGATCCGAATTCGACGGACATCCATATCGAGATCGAACCACTTATCCTGAGACTCTCCCTGAGAGATATTCTGCTTGCTCTCCAGATTATTGGAAGAGCAGGAGAACTGTCTGGAAATGACTCCAAGGAACCAAAAGAGTCCACCGCTGATCAAAAGGCCAAGCAATTGCGGTCCAAGGCAAAATATAAGCGTGGTGATGCCTCGACGGCAAAGAGTAATACGGTAAGGACAGTTTCCACTGCGGCAACTTCGAGAGCAGTATCTTCAGCTCAGAAACCGTATTCACCTCCAAAGAATGAAAATATGTCTGCTACCATAGATGGCATTCGCATCGTGTTGATTGGCGATCTCCATGAGCTTCCTATTCTTGATATTGGAATTCAGAAATTCACTTCAGTCGCCGAAAATTGGTCGTCAAATTTGAAGGCTGAAGCTGCCATCGACATGTACTCCAACGTGTACAATTTCGCAAAATCAAGCTGGGAGCCCCTTTTAGAGCCATGGCAAGTTGGCCTTGGAGTGGCGAGGGACTCTGTCACTGGCCTTCTCTCCGTCGACGTCGTATCGAAGAAGACGTTTGATATCACCATTACAACGGCAACAATTGCATTAGCTTCCAAGTCTTTTGATTTCTTGACGGGATCCGAGAATGTCCTTGACAAGCCTCGAGGCGTTGAAGCCCCGTACAAAATCAGAAACTACACAGGTTTCAATGCTGTTATCCACTCCAAGAGCCCTACAAGCTCTGAGCCTATTACGCTGCATCTcgaagatggccaagaagcccCGTGGAGTTTTGAGAATTGGGAGAAGATGCGAGAGAATATTCTTGCTGAGTCGCATCAAAATGACGTTGGCATTCACCTTGAAGCAAGCGGGTTCGACCTAATTAAGAATGTTTGCCTCAACCGCGAGGGTGAATTTTTATACAGCCTGCGTCCCAAAACCAACAATGTCTTGCATAAGCTTTGTGTGGAGGTAAACTTGGGCGCCGACAATGTTAAATACGTCACACTCCGATCTCCGCTTGTCGTCGAGAACGCTACCCAGATCCCCGTGGAACTCGGTATCTATGACGCTCAGGAGGGTCACCTGCTCAAGATTGAAAAGATTGCACCTGGCGACTCACGGCCTGCACCCGTTGGAGCCGTGTATGAGAAGAGGGCCCTTGTAAGACCGGACAGTGGGTTCGGGTATCAATGGAGCGCAGAGCAGCTTTGGTGGCAGGATTTGCTGAAGCGCCCGACAAGGCAGCTGGTCTGCAATGGAGAAAGTGGTGATCCGTTTTACTTTCAAGCGCACGCTTCGTTTGATAGGTCAAATCCTAATACTGG ATCCTATCCATACATGAAGATTAAGCTGTCTGCGCCTGTTACTCTAGAGAACCTTCTACCATATGATTTCAAGTATAGAATCTACGATAAGAACACAAAGAAGGATTGGTCGAATTTCCTTCGCAAGGGTGGCGTTAGCCCTGTCCATGTTGTTGagctctctcatcttctcttgctcAATATCGACATGCAAGATACTGTCTTCAAGCCTAGCGACTTTGCTATTATCAACTCGGGCACAAACGAGGATTTCCGCAAAGAGTCCCGCATTGTAGTCAAAGATGACCAGGGCCTTTCCCTCAATCTGAATCTTCATTACCACAAGATTCCTCACAGTGGCGGCGCTTTCAAGGTCACGGTATACAGCCCGTATGTCATCCTCAACAAGACTGGATTGGATCTTACAATTAGGGCAAAGAGCTTCCTCCAACAGGCAAAATCGGCCGCTGGCCAGTACCCCCTCATAGATACCTCTGAAAATGGCCGGCCCAAAGCTTTGCCGTTCATGTTCTCATTCGGTAGTGACGATACTCGCAACCGAGCTGTGCTCAAAGTAGCGGACTCCGAATGGAGCAAGCCTCAGAGTTTTGACGCGATTGGTAGCACATCTGAAGTTATACTCAGTCATTCTTCCAACAGAAGCAGAGAGATTCACTTGGGCATAACCATCCAATCTGGTGATGGAAAGTACAAGATGACAAAGGTCGTGACGCTTGCGCCACGCTTTGTGCTCAAGAACAAGCTGGATGAAGAGATTTTGATTCGAGAGTCCAGCTCGTCGGGCTACATGACACTCGCGCCTGGTGCTCTGCAGCCCCTTCACTTCATGCAAAACTCTACGGTCAAGCAACTGTGCCTCTGCTTCCCAGGGGTGAATAACCAATGGACGTCTCCTTTCAATATTGCAGACATCGGAACCACTCATGTCAAGATTGCCAAGGCAGGACAGCGTCAGCGCCTGATTAGAACAGAGATTCTTGTAGAAGACTCGACCATATTCCTGCACTTTAGTGCTGAGACCAAGAACTGGCCTTTTTCGATGCGAAACGAGAGTGACACCGAGTTCACCTTTTATCAAGCAAATCCCAacgttgaagaagacgatgtaGAGGACCGGAGCGGCTGGAAACCCATCCGATATCGCCTGCCACCTAGGAGTATCATGCCTTATGCGTGGGATTTCCCAGCAGCTAAGTTCCGAGAGGTGGTCATTGCTACGGCCGGCAAGGAGCGGCACGTCAAACTGGCAGAGATTGGCAACCAGTTCCCAATGAAGTTTACATATCCAAATGGCACACAGAAAATTATTGATATCAATGTTGCCGCAGACGGGCCCACGCAAACTCTCATTTTGAGCAATTTCCGTCCAAGTCAAAGTTTGTATAGGCAAAAGACTCTATCGAGAACGAATACCGGGCCCGAGGCTTTCGAAGTCAAAGATCAGAATACCGACGCGACATTCATGGCTCAGCTAAAACTGTCTGGCGTTGGCATCTCGTTCATCAACTCTCAGTTAAAAGAGCTTGCTTATATCACGTTCAGGGATGTCCAATTCCGTTTCTCAGACTCACCAGTGGTTCAGACCGTGTCACTGGCCATCAAGTGGATACAAATTGACAACCAGTTGTATGGAGGACTGTTCCCGATGGTCCTCTATCCCAGCGTGGTGCCCCAAAAAGCACAAGAGATTGAGGCTCATCCGTCGCTGCACGCCATGGTCAGCCGAGTAAAAGATGACTCTTACGGTGTGCTGTACATCAAATATGCAAGTATTCTACTGCAGCAAATGACGATTGATCTCGACGAAGATTTCGTGTTTGCTCTCCTGGACTTTTCAAACATTCCTGGAGCCAGTTGGAGTTctgtggaagaggagggTAAGCTTTGTGATGAAGATTTAGATATCCCAGAGCCAAGTGAACGAGAATCTGGCCAGGACATTTATTTCGAAGTTCTAAACATCCAACCGATGCAAGTGGACCTCAGTTTCATGCGGACCGAGCGCATCAATGTTGAGGATAAAACTTCTACTCACAATCCGCTCATGTTCTTCCTGAACGTGATGACAATGGCCATTGGTAATGTCAACGATGCGCCGGTGCGATTTAATGCCCTGATACTGGAAAACGTACGAGTATCTACACAGGTGCTTATCCAAAACATTTCCAACCACTACAGCCAAGAAGTCATGTACCAGGTTCACAAGATCCTGGGTTCCGCCGATTTCTTGGGTAATCCGGTAGGCTTATTCAACAACATCTCGTCAGGAGTGAACGACATCTTCTACGAGCCATACCAGGGTCTTATTCTTTCCGACCGGCCTGAAGAATTCGGCATGGGCATTGCAAAGGGTGCTGCGTCGTTTGCTAAGAAAACTGTTTTCGGGTTTTCTGACAGTTTCTCCAAATTTACTGGCAGTTTGAGCAAGGGCCTTGCGGCAGCGTCCATGGACAAACAGTTCCAGGACCGGCGACGAATTACCAGAGCGAGGAACAGGCCGAAGCATGCATTGTACGGTGTGGCGGCTGGGGCGAACAGTCTGTTCACAAGTGTAGCATCTGGAGTCGGCGGCCTCGCGCTCAAGCCTCTGGAAGGTGCTGAGCAAGGAGGTGCTTTAGGCTTCTTCAAGGGCGTCGGAAAGGGTGTCTTGGGATTGGCAACTAAGCCAGCAGTGGGCATTCTCGACATGGCCAGCAATGTCAGTGAAGGTATCCGCAACACCACGACAGTATTTGACGGAAATGAACTGGAACGCACGCGACACCCACGTTTCGTGCCCAACGACGGAGTCGTGAGACCTTACAGCTCCAGAGAAGCACTCGGACAGTACTGGCTGAAACAGGTGGACAATGGGCGATACTTTGACGAACAGTACATTGGTCATCTTGAGCTACCCAAGGAAGACATGGTCGTGATGGTGACCTTTGCGCGCATTCTTCTGATTCGGTCGCGGCGACTCACTAGTGAGTGGGATGTGCCACTGAAAGACATTCAGACGATTGCGAAGGAGCGTACGGGCATTAGCCTGTCTTTGAGAGATGGGGCGAATGGGCCGTTTATTCCCGTTGGAGGAGGCAGTGAGAGAGGGTTCTTGTATAAGATGCTTGGCGTGGCTGTGGAGGAGTTTAACAGGAGGTTTAGGGGAACTGaaagatga